A single genomic interval of Fusarium verticillioides 7600 chromosome 8, whole genome shotgun sequence harbors:
- a CDS encoding methylmalonate-semialdehyde dehydrogenase (acylating), whose translation MPSTSIYQSVIYPGNHEKLDKPKDTQNFIDNKLVSSKTSSWIEVHDPATNNVITRVPESTNDELQEAVKSAKAAFPGWKRTSIIKRQQIMFKLTHLIREHMDNLATSIVTEQGKTFADAKGDVLRGLQVCETACGITTQLGGEVLEVAKDMETRSYRNPLGVVAAICPFNFPAMIPLWSLPVATVTGNCIIVKPSERDPGAAMMIAELCREAGFPPGVVNVVHGSKDTVNFLLDEPEIQAISFVGSNKAGEYIYQRGSANGKRVQANLGAKNHALLSPDANKDHALDSIAGAAFGAAGQRCMALSVLVTLGDAKQWLPDLVAKAKNHIAGSGFDSKSDFGPLITPQSRDRCNALITSAEKEGAKILLDGRGYKPEGFPDGNWVGPTVISGVRPDMECYKEEIFGPVLLCMEEETLKDGIDLINSNAWGNGAVIFTNSGAKASLFQQEIDAGQVGINVPIPVPLPMFSFTGNKRSVAGTGLANFYGKDGLRFYTQWKTVTSLWRADEASTGQKLTSMPTNS comes from the exons ATgccttcaacttcaatctACCAGTCCGTTATTTATCCCGGCAACCACGAAAAGTTGGACAAGCCAAAGGACACACAGAActtcatcgacaacaagCTTGTCTCTTCAAAGACGTCGTCATGGATCGAAGTTCATGACCCTGCGACCAACAATGTCATCACCCGTGTTCCTGAGAGTACTAACGATGAACTTCAAGAGGCAGTCAAGTCAGCTAAGGCTGCATTTCCCGGGTGGAAGAGGACGAGCATTATTAAGCGGCAGCAAATAATGTTTAAGCTGACGCATTTGATCCGGGAGCATATGGATAATCTTGCGACTAGCATTGTTACGGAGCAGGGAAAGACTTTTGCTGATGCAAAGGGCGATGTTCTTCGTGGACTGCAAGTTTGTGAGACTGCTTGTGGAATCACCACTCAGCTCGGCGGTGAGGTCCTCGAGGTGGCGAAGGACATGGAGACACGATCCTACCGAAATCCATTGGGTGTTGTTGCAGCCATTTGCCCTTTCAACTTCCCAGCTATGATTCCACTGTGGTCTCTTCCTGTAGCGACCGTCACAGGCAACTGCATAATCGTCAAGCCATCGGAACGCGATCCGGGCGCTGCTATGATGATTGCTGAGCTCTGCAGAGAGGCCGGCTTTCCCCCTGGCGTCGTCAACGTCGTCCATGGATCAAAGGACACAGTCAACTTCCTTCTGGACGAGCCTGAGATTCAAGCTATCTCCTTTGTGGGATCTAACAAGGCTGGAGAGTATATCTACCAACGAGGATCAGCCAACGGAAAGCGCGTGCAAGCGAACCTTGGAGCCAAGAACCACGCTCTTCTGAGCCCAGACGCCAACAAGGATCATGCCCTTGACTCAATTGCCGGAGCTgcttttggtgctgctggaCAACGATGCATGGCGTTAAGTGTTTTGGTCACTCTTGGAGATGCGAAGCAATGGTTGCCGGATCTTGTTGCCAAGGCGAAGAACCATATCGCTGGCAGCGGCTTCGACTCAAAGTCGGATTTTGGACCTCTGATCACACCTCAAAGTCGCGATCGCTGCAATGCTCTCATCACAagcgccgagaaggagggtgCCAAGATTCTACTTGATGGTCGAGGATATAAGCCTGAAGGTTTCCCCGATGGCAACTGG GTCGGCCCTACAGTAATCTCTGGCGTCCGCCCAGACATGGAATGCTACAAGGAAGAAATCTTCGGCCCCGTCCTCCTCtgcatggaagaagaaaccctCAAAGACGGCATcgacctcatcaactccaacgccTGGGGCAACGGAGCCGTCATCTTCACAAACTCTGGAGCCAAGGCTTCTCTCTTCCAGCAAGAAATCGATGCTGGACAAGTCGGCATTAACGTGCCGATCCCCGTTCCTCTGCCTATGTTTTCTTTCACAGGAAACAAGCGCAGTGTGGCTGGAACTGGTCTTGCGAACTTTTATGGAAAGGATGGTTTGAGGTTTTATACGCAGTGGAAGACTGTTACCTCGCTTTGGAGGGCGGATGAGGCGAGCACGGGGCAGAAGTTGACGAGCATGCCTACCAATTCTTAG
- a CDS encoding agmatinase encodes MRFDHLLPVLPLAGLTLACNHHHDDKKWTAEELAELEAKWGFDWAFGGIGTFAHLNHVKCLTEPTEPYDIAIIGAPFDTAVTYRPGARFGPRSIRHASGRQHSLRGYNPRADINPYQNWAKIVDCGDIPITPIDNEIAQKQMTQALEQLGMRRTVSSISSKPKLFTLGGDHSLTLPALRALKKIYGDREIQVLHFDAHLDTWNPDAYPSYWGTTPFNHGSMFWLANQEGLLSNSSSHPSVHAGLRTRLTGIQDNEDDTAQNWIRFSADDIDKIGTQGIIDGIMKILGTENLVYLSVDIDVLDPAFAPGTGTPEPGGWSTREFINILRGIEGLNLVGADVVEVSPIYQGAGEETTFAAAQVVYEILTSMVKRGLQDLGRSDKAIKDEL; translated from the exons ATGAGATTCGATCATCTACTCCCAGTTCTCCCACTCGCTGGGCTGACCCTTGCCTGCAACCACCATCACGACGATAAGAAATGGACTGCTGAAGAGTTGGCTGAACTTGAAGCAAAATGGGGCTTTGAC TGGGCATTCGGCGGCATTGGCACATTCGCGCACCTCAATCATGTCAAATGCCTGACAGAGCCAACCGAGCCGTACGACATTGCCATTATTGGTGCTCCATTCGATACCGCTGTGACGTATCGTCCTGGCGCGCGATTCGGTCCGCGAAGTATTCGTCATGCCTCAGGGCGTCAGCACTCCCTCCGCGGCTATAACCCTCGAGCAGACATTAACCCATATCAAAACTGGGCCAAGATCGTGGATTGCGGAGATATCCCTATAACACCTATCGATAATGAAATTGCGCAGAAGCAGATGACGCAGGCGCTGGAGCAATTGGGAATGCGCAGGACTGTGTCGTCTATTTCCTCAAAGCCCAAGCTTTTTACGCTCGGTGGCGATCACAGCTTGACTTTGCCTGCTCTTCGggctttgaagaagatctacGGCGATCGCGAGATCCAAGTACTTCATTTCGATG CCCATCTTGACACTTGGAACCCTGACGCATATCCATCATACTGGGGAACAACACCTTTCAACCATGGATCCATGTTCTGGCTAGCCAACCAGGAAGGGCTTCTatccaactcatcatcccatCCTTCGGTCCACGCTGGCTTGCGAACACGGCTCACGGGCATACAAGACAACGAAGACGACACTGCGCAGAATTGGATCAGATTCTCcgctgatgatatcgacaaaATTGGTACTCAAGGCATAATCGATGGCATAATGAAGATTCTAGGCACCGAGAATCTGGTCTATCTATCAGTAGATATTGACGTACTTGATCCAGCCTTTGCGCCAGGAACTGGCACGCCTGAGCCAGGTGGTTGGTCTACCAGAGAGTTTATTAATATCTTGAGAGGTATTGAAGGTCTGAACCTGGTTGGCGCTGATGTTGTAGAGGTTTCGCCTATCTACCAGGGGGCCGGTGAAGAGACGACTTTTGCGGCTGCACAGGTCGTTTATGAGATTTTAACGTCTATGGTTAAGAGAGGATTACAGGACCTAGGAAGATCAGACAAGGCTATTAAGGATGAGTTATGA